From Podospora bellae-mahoneyi strain CBS 112042 chromosome 5, whole genome shotgun sequence:
aacTCCACCGTTAGtgcccccttctccccgtctccatcaacacccaggCTTACTAACCTCCCCCATAGAAGCCCTCCTcacaaccctctcccccttgaCCCTAACGcacacccacctctccctcccccaataccaccccaccctcctcgccaccgcggtgaccaccctcaccaaaaTCTACTCCTGTCcgatcacctcctccctccctcagcTTTTGtccgccatcctcccagaggaaaccctccccatcctcttcgacACAACAGgcgccctcctctccggccTTGACGACCAGGCCAAAACCATTCTTTATATCCAGGCCGTCACCGGGCTAGTCCTCATCTTCGAGCACCTCTGCACACATGGGGACATCACTGCTGGCGTGGTGGATAGAGAGCTGAGGTTGTTTGAGCAGAGCAAACAAAAGAGAAGTGTGCTGGAAAGGatcgaggaagggggtttgttgggggAGTGTTATACCgtcgaggcggtggtggagtttaTTGTGGGGGTtattgacgaggaagaaaaagaagacgtGGTGAATGAAGTTGAGATTGAGCAGGTGGCGACGAATGAGAAGGTTGactgggagatggggagcaGGCCGTATGGGAATATGGGCTTGCCGTGGGGGTTTACCATTATGGCTTTGAACTAGAGATCATGACCGGGAGGTTGtgaaggaaggggagggttaTGTCTTTTGTAATATCTTTTGGTGGACTGTAACATTAACAAATCTCCATTCTGGGTTTGGATAGATCGGGTTGCTTTGGGGAAAATGGCTGGAACGTCTTAGATAGATACATGAACAGTTAGACTGATAGATTTGAGATTATGCGGTAATAAGGGTAATGAATAATGATATCTCGCAACTCACTTATACTCGTCAAAATTGCACTGTGGTCATATACAGCCCAAAACAACTATTGCAAGGAACACGGTAATTTTATTCTCACAAGTTTAAGCGCGCCCCTTGACAGCCTGAGGGCCAGCACCAACGGCAGCCTGAGCACTGGTTTGAACCTGAATGATCtcggtcttcttcttctccatcttggccTGCGTCTCCTTGATGTGGCCTTCCAGTCTCGTGCTGTATCCCAAGTCAGTCTCCGGATAGCCACCGACATGGCAGAGATATAACTTACATTTCCTTTTCAATAAACTCCAACCGCCCCTTCACCGTGCTCTCCGCATCTGTCCTATCCTGCTTCAAGAGCACTGGCCCGATGAGCTTGTAGATGGTCTCGCCGtctttgagcttctcgaaTTCCTGTTCTGTTGTCAATGTCATCCTGGCCGATCTTCATGGTGGGACACGAACCTGTTGTACGCCCAAATTCTCCTGCATCTGAGCCTCCAGCTTTTGCCGAGACGTTACTGTGTCTTGGAGATCTAGAGACAGATGTTAGAAAGCTGTGCACGAACAGATGACGGTGAATGGGGGGGTACCTTTTTGTAGCTTGGTGTAGTCCTCAGAGAGGGCCTGAAGCCGACGTTGGATATCAGCCATGTTGACTATTTCTTGTCCGGGATAACCTCAGGAACGGCCCTGGGAACGGATTGGATAAGGTGAGCAAGCCGATATCTTCACCTCAACAGCCGCTGTGATGACGAGAGTTGGGCAGTGTTGAGAAAAGTGGGGTGCTGGCGCAAATGAGAATCCGCAAAATGCTGCCTGCTAGTTACTCAGCACTCGAAACGATGACGGGTCGCAGGAAAAGATCAAATGAATGTAGAGGTGTATTCttgtatgtatgtacacAATCAGAAGCAACCCAGAGCTCTGTCGAAGGAAATGGGAGATGACATGTGCAGGCTGTTAGTGCTTGCTGCCTCTTTGTGTGCTTACACTAACACGGAGCaccccgcagcagcaaccacagaCCCCGCAGGGATCAACTTGTCCTTTTACAAGACCAATGCTCGCCTTTACCATTACTGCAGCCCGGGGAGAATTTAATAGGAACTGCCTTTTCTTTCCATTTCGGACCCTTGAATTACAGGTGCCAACTACTGAATCCTGCAGAAGCCAGTGTGGGATGAGCAGGACGCTgcgagcttcttcagcccaCGTGCCAAGACACCGCTGACGAGGTCTCGACTTCGTGCCTTGCTTAAAACCAAACTCCAAACACCCCTCATCAACGACGTCCGCACCGCTTCGGTCACCACATCTGGCGTCCCAACTATTTGTCTTTCTGCAACATAATAACCCGGCGCCCTCCTCCAGACAGTTGCTATCCTCAATCTCTACAatcccatctcccaccctcccgccGACAGCGGCGCTCATCTGCCACTACCCGCTGCCTACCATCGCATCTCCCCCACGGGCGGGCCAAAACAAcatctcctcttccccccgacccccctcctcacaaacCAAACCTACTCCCGAACGACCTCAAACCCGCCTCGGCGGTAGCCCCTCGCCCACCATGTCCAACACCGACTTCCTCGACCGCGCCATCAAACAAGTCCGCACCGCCATCGACGCCGACAACGCAGCCCAATACGAAAAAGCCTACCAGCTCTACTACGCCTCCCTCGAGCTCTTCATGCTGGCCCTCAAGTGGGAAAAGAACCCAAAGTCCAAAGACATGATCCGCGCCAAAACAGCCGAGTACATGGACCGCGCCGAAAAGCTCAAAGCCCACCTCGCCGACGCCgagtccaagaagaaaaaacccGGCCTCGTCGGCGCGAAcggctcctccaccgccgggACGGCAAAAGggaaggaggcgggggaggatggtgcgCCTGAACTAGATGAGGATAGCAAGAAGCTGAGGTCGGCGCTGGCGGGCGCCATCTTGCAGGAGAGACCTAATGTCAGCTGGGATGACGTTGCTGGGTTGGAGCAGGCGAAGGAGGCGTTGAAGGAGGCGGTTTTGTTGCCGATCAAGTTTCCTCATTTGTTTCAGGGGAAGAGGCAGCCTTGGAAGGGGATTTTGCTCTATGGGCCGCCGGGGACGGGAAAGAGTTATTTGGCCAAGGCGGTGGCTACCGAGGCGAAGAGTACGTTTTTTAGTATTAGCAGTTCTGATTTGGTGAGTAAGTGGAtgggtgagagtgagaggtATGTTTTCTACTATCTTTTACCCCTAGAAGAGGAGGCAGTTTGCTGACGAACGACGATAACAGGTTAGTCAAGCAACTGTTCGCCATGGCCCGCGAGAACAAAccatccatcatcttcattgACGAAATCGATGCCCTCTGCGGCCCCCGCGGCGAAGGCGAGTCGGAAGCCTCCCGGAGAATAAAAACGGAGATGCTCGTCCAGATGGACGGTGTAGGCAAGGACAGCAAGGGAgttctcatcctcggcgcGACCAACATCCCTTGGCAACTCGACGCTGCTATCCGCCGTCGTTTCCAGAGACGAGTCCACATCAGTCTACCAGATCTGGCCGCGAGGACAAAAATGTTTAGCATTGCCATTGGGGACACAAAGACGGCGCTCAAACCCGAAGATTTTAGAGAGCTGGCGAGGGCGTCGGAGGGTTACTCAGGTTCTGACATCAGCATCGTTGTTCAAGACGCGCTGATGCAGCCGGTCAGAAAGATTCAGCAGGCGACGCACTTCaagaaggtgatggtggacggcaagaagaggatgacgcCCTGCTCGCCCGGGGATCCGGAGGCGGTAGAGATGacgtgggagggggtggaaggggaggagctgttggagcccatggtggagaagaaggactTTTTGAGGGCTATCAAGTCGAGTAGGCCGACGGTGTCGCAGGTGGACTTGGAGAGGAACGAGGAGTGGACGAAGGAGTTTGGGAGTGAGGGTGCGTAGACcgtggagggagggaggagttgctgTGCATATGGTCAGATATGGGACGCGCGTGGAAACCGCAGGCCAGGCGTGCGGCGTTTTACAAGACCTTTTTCAAGTGTGTGTTAGCATCGAGAACGGGCGCAATGGAAACTGCGGCGAAGTAATATTCTGTTTTGGGATCATGATCAATAATTATGCGTCAGTTCCACATCACATCGGATTTAGCCAACGAGGGTCAAATTCTGAAACTTATTAAAACTCATTCTTGTTTTCGTCTCCATGACCATGTGTGTTGCGTGTGTCTGCGACGGGTATGTTACATCAAAAGGAACACAGGAAGAGAGCATGGCGTCTACAAAAAAAGCTTTACTACACACGAGAGTATCCCCGAAAACTCCAGTTGCCAAACATTTTGCCCCAAGAAACCCATAGAACTCCAAGAAAAtgagaaaaggaaaaaaggaCATGATCAAAAGACAGAAGATGACCAGCCAAACCAGACGAGAGGCTCGCGCTTTCAAGCAATGTTCAGAGCCCCCCGTTCTCAGCCAACTAGTCCAGCACAGCAATGCAAAGCAGAAAAAATGCACATTTTCTTACTCAGCAGCCACAgactttctcttcttcttcttcttggaagGCTCTTCCGCCGCGTCAACCATATCGACGTCCTCGGCACCGacgctcttcctcttcttgtccttcttctctttcttgtctttcttctccttcttgtccttcttgtccttcttaTCCTCCTTGGGAGCCATGTGGTCGACCTGCTCAGAGTCGATGTCCATGCCtccctcatcgtcgtccatAACGGCCTTGATGGCCTTGTCCATGGCATCAATGTTCTTCATTGGCTTGGTGCCCTTGGCGTACCACTCGAGGCGCTGCTCGATCTGGTCGCGCATCACCTCACCGAAACGGCGGGTTGGGTTCTCGCTGAAGTTATCGATACGGGAAGCGATCGAGCACTTGTTGGCAAGATAACGGGAGATGCGGCCCTTGACCTTGGGACCGGCCTTGCCAATGAAAGAACTTTGGTAAAGGAGACCGTACTTGGGAGTAGCGCCCTTGGTCTTGAGAGCGCGGAAAAGAGCCTTCTCGGCACCGAGAATCTGGAGAGTAGAGGCGGGGTACTTGGCGAGGTTGGTCAAGGAACCGGCGTGGGAGATAAGGCGGGCAGCAACGGGAGTGCCGAGGATGACCTGGAGGTTAGGAGCAACATCGCCCATCTTCTTGTCGAGGGACTCGGCGAGGATGCGTCTGTAGTCGGCCATCTCGGCCACGTTGGAGGCGAGGTCCTTGATCATGGCAAGATCAGTCTCGCTGATGTCCTGACCCATGGAGACTTTGGCGGCCTGGATAAcggcctcggccttgtcCTGGTCCTGGTTGAGAACGTTGGCGATCTCGTCAACGCTCTCGTCAGTGAGAGTCTTCTTGTTGCCAACGGCGATGACCATCTTGGCGTAGGTGCCGTTGTCGGAGACAATGCGGATAAGTTCGGGGAAATGCCAGCCATACCACTCTCTGACACGCATAGCGCCCTGGTTGATACCCTTGTCGAGCGCGTCGAGAGTCGCAATGCCCtggatgatgtggttgtCGTTCTTGTGGACGCTGAACTTGACCTTGGCGCGGGAGTAGGCGTGGCCGAGACCGAGCTGGGCACGGTTGATATCACCCTCCTGGAGGCCCTTGAGGAGCTTACCAGCGTGGACACGGATGCCACGGAGGAGAGCAGCGACGACCTCGGAGGTCTCGGCGGATTCGCACTGGACACCGGTAAAGACAGAGGTGATCTCGCCTGCTAACCTCTTGTCGACGACGCCCAAAACaatcttgctcttctttccGCTGgtctgggggaggttgagttCGAGGGTGTTCTTGAGGTGGTCGGGCATGATGCCTTCGGAAACGAGGTTGATGGCCTCCAAACCGTGGGCGGCAGAGCTGTTGGACTTGGTGGTTAGTGGGGGGAGAAACTCTTGTTTTCGCAAGCGCGCGTCGCTCGGAGTGCTGGTAACTCGATAAACTCACGTCCATGGGTTGAAGCTGCGCAACTGGACCATCTTGCCAAACTTGTCGAGGCTGGTCAtggcctccttcacctcgggGAGCTGCAGACCAACGCTGTCGGCCTGGTGCACGACCTCAAAGAGGGCAAAGCCGACGGCGCTCTCGAAGAGCAGATAATTGACGGCCACCATTGTGACTATTGATTTCTCTGAAACTGTGGGATGACGGGGGAAATGCGCTGGTGGCGGGAGTACCTTGCGCAATTGATCAATTCCACCAGTCCAAGTCGGCGTGTTGTCGATAGCGAGCTGGGATATTTTTTCTGAGCACTCTGAAGTTTTGAAATTTTTGCGGCAAGCTGTCGCGCACGAGCCATGCGGTGTGGGGTCGCGCCCGTCGCTGGTCTTGGCTTTTCAGCGCCTCTATTTTTGTGGAAGCCTTGGAAGTTAGGCATTATTTCTGGCCACTCTCCAAAACAACACTGCCAGCCGACAAAACAGCCACACAGCtgccccctcctcggcgtcaaCTCCACAGGGCTCATCAGCCACCATCAATCAACCAAGGAACCGTCGCATCCCATCACCTGTGCTACCCCAGATCGGATCCCCCGGACCGAAGTTGTCTCAGCCCTACGGCCTTGATTATCACCAGGAAGTCCATCATTTGCTGATCAAAACCATTCACTGCCCATCATTGATCATTGGTCCTTTTGCCGATATCTCTTTCCGTTCTCAAAGGCCCAAATGCGAGCTGCGTCGAGCCATAGCTGTGTGCATGCCTCCAGCCAACTTGGccatggatggatggataaGCAAATATGTTGTGATATTCGTACCTACCGTATGATGCGAGGCGGGCTATCTGGTACACCGCATCCCGAGCTTTGGTGTTAATGTCCTTTTCGTCTTGGTCACGTTGGTCGTATGCACCTCGAGCTGACATTTCACATCTCGTCGCAACCTCACAAATCGACCATGCTTCATTCAGCGCGGACAACGGGATGCGACACAGCATACGGATAGCAGAGCTTCCAGATGCCACAGCAGGTATTATTTCCAGTATACCGTCGTGTATCATGCACTGGACATCAGGAGATTGGGGGCACCCAAGTAGAGCCTATGGCTGACTCCTCATCAGCACAGTAATGAAGGCAGGTCGTCAAGAGGCAGCCTGCAGAcacggcaccaccaccaccagcaaggGGGTCCTGTAATTGGGGTTGATCTTCACAACGGTGTCTTCAACCAATCAGCACGTCAGCCACAGCCTCTACAGCCCCCAACACGATCCAGTTGTTCGGCGTCATTGCACACCCAAGCCCACTACGACGTGATAGGCAAGCGAGTCTGACCCCCAACAGTGTGCGCAGCTGCGACAAGCGGCCCTCTTCACCGACCCCCTTTTCAGCCCTGCGAGGACACACTGCCCTCCTTCATATAATGGATGCATACATCATGGTTGCCTTGCCCCGGCCTGTGTACCTGGCAGTTTGACGGTGCTCTTGTGTAAAGGTGTTGTCTTGCTCGGGGGCCAAGTGAAACCAGTCAACCAACTGGTCTTAAACCCCGGCAATTGAGAATCCCCGCCCTCGAGTCACACTCTCCGCGCTTTCGTTGTCAGCTCTCCGTGTTGAACTCAGCGCAGCACAGAACGAGGCAGACATCATGGACTCCAATGAAGCCAGCCGAGAGGCGTCCCAAGGATCCAGCGCCGCTCTGGATGGAGTCTCTGGCATCGCCTTACCAAGACGAAGCGGCGCCATCAGACATGCCGCCGGTAGCCGGCCCATTCTTCCCACCTTGACACCTGGGGTGGGCAAAAACACCTTTGTGGCAACGCCCATTCAAGAGACGCCAGCGGATGACGACCCGAGCAGACACTCGTGGGTCTCGTTCGTTTCAGCCAGCACGGCCAGGTCCTCTGCAGTGCCAAGCATCTTTTCTCAAAGATTCTcgaccttctcggcctccacTCGGCAGTCAATTCGTCAGTCCTCGATCGAGTCTCCCATCTCAGCCATCAGCCCTTCGTACAAGAGGCAGGACAGCATCAAGGAAGAAAACCCCTACTTCTGCACCTTCTGCAGTGATTCCTTTGCAACAAAGGAGGAGTGGAGGCTGCACGAAAATGACTACCATGACAAGCGTGAGGTTTACGCCTGCAGCACTTGTTCTGCAGTGTTTCGACGGGCCGCTTCGCTCTGGGACCACGAGAGTGACGTGCATGGAATTAAGCCCACAGATGAGCTTCCCCAGCCAGCACGCTACTCTCCCTTACGAGCTGCCTGGGGTTGCGGCTTCTGCGCTGCCCTCTTCAGATCCCGTACCGACTACCTTGACCACGTTGGGAATCATTACGACGAGGGCTCAGAGCGGGTGCAATGGCAGCACTCCCTTGTCATCAAGGCTTTGCTTCAGCAACCAAAGGTAGAAGAAGCATGGGTTGCCTTggtggcagaggaggagacaGCACAAGGAGCAAAACTGCGGTTCATGTGGGACGAGGGCAACAGCGGCCGACTTCTCGATGCCGAAGAAGCTTCCACATTACAAGATGTCCTTGAGTTTTTCGGAAACAGTGCAATGATGGAAGCGGAGGAAGTTGCCCTCATGGCGTATGACCTTGCCCAAAAGCGGGTGGAAAGAGATGTGAGCAGGGATGTGAGCAGCGTGCTGCCGCAGCGTTATGCTCGACAGGACCCAGATAAGATTACAGAGGTCGATGCTATCTCACAACCTGAATCGTCATCCGCTAGTCACCGAGAATTACCACGCTCGGTAGACGACATGTCTCTGGCCATGTCATCCAACCTTGACATCCCCTTTTCTTCAAATCTGGCCAAATCAAGCTTCTCATCACTGATTGCGGACAAGATTGCTCGAGAGTCTTCGGCACCAATGCCATCAGCAACCGTTGGAGACAGCATTGCGAGACCCTCCTCAGTACCAGCTGTTCTTTCTAAAGCCCGCCCTGCTCCTAGCATCGCTCTTCGAAACGCAACAGCGCGAGGAAATCTTCGTCGCATTGATAGCGGCCTTCCAAGGGCACCTACGCCTCAGCCTGACCAGCGCCGAGGCAACACCCCACCACGCCCGAACCTGATTGCCAACAGAAATGGCATAGCAGTAATGAACCCAACTCAAGATCCATCTACGACTAGTCACCTTCCCGCACATGTACTTGTTGCTCGAGCGAGCCCGCTATCCTCGATCCGCCCACACACAAGCTCCAGTACACTCTCAAGCCACGCAAAGGACAACGCCAGGTGGCTAGATGACAGCACGAGCGAGACAGTGTCGGAAGACAGCGTGTCGGACACTGACTCTTGGTTGGAACATGACGGTTTgtctgcagcagcaaagacaTGGAAGTCGACCTTCAACCAAACAGTAGAGCTTGGCATGGGAGCACTTTGGACTCGCTATAATCATGACTGGAACACTCTTATTGTGCAGTGTGTGGGCGAGGCAGGAAGAAGTAGCAGCTCCCCGCACTACCGCGACACGACGGCCAGGGTTCGAAAGGGGACCTCTTCCAGGCAAAACAAGAACCTGCGGCCTGGGGCGCGTTATCCAAtcgatgatgaggacgaggacgatgacgacggtGAGGGGCAGCGGCCTGGTTCATCGCTGTCTAAGCGAAGTTCTTTATCCACAAAAAGATTTGCATGCCCCTTCCGTAAGCATGATCCACACAAGTACAGCCTTCAGGAACATGAAGTGTGCGCCGTCAGATCATGGGGAACCATCTCCAGACTCAAGTAGGTGGCTCTGGTCTCGAGACGGTGAGCAAAGGCTAACAAACCCTATCCAGAGAGCATCTTTATCGCCGTCACTACAAGATCCACTGCCAACGATGCAAGCAAATGTTTGGGGATTTCAAAGAATTGCAGGGCCATGAGATGTCACCACAGGGGTGTGAGCTCGTTCCCGGTCCGCCGCCTTGCGATATTTCAACTCTCCAAGAAAAGCAACTGAAATCACGAAAACACAATGCCCGGCGAAAGACAGATGAGGAGAAGTGGGTAGAGATATACCAGCTTCTATTCCCTAACGAGGAAATACCATCGTCGCCATGTGAGTGCATCCATCAGGATCCAACACTCGCCTAAAGGGAGGTTAGATCGCTGATTTTGATGCCAGATCCCGAAGTCGCCGAAGATATGGGCCCAATATCATCCGAGGCCCAATCCAGCATGCACTTTCAGCACTTTCTTCTCCGCACCTTGCCGAGCCTTTTTACGCAGACTGCGGAGGCGCAGTTTCAGCGACCGATCGCGCCACACGAAGCACTGAGGATGGACAGTATACCGAAAATCATTGAAGGGGCGCTTCAGAAGGCTTTCCTGGAATGGGAAGCTAGGGGCAATAATATTGTCTCTGCGGACCGTTCAGCTGTTTCAATGAGCTTTATACCCGAGATCGTGCCTGAGATGGTACCTCTGAATATTCCATACAGCTATGCGCCCGCGTCGATCTCCCAGACACCCCCAATGTCAGCCGCTCCCAGCGCCGACCATAGCTTCCTCTCTGGGAATCTCGGGGGCATGGGTGGATTCACGCCAGACACAAACGATGACGACTCTGGGTTCGTGGACAATAGTTTCCAGTTCCAGCCAGGGCCACCAGCCTCCTATGCTGGGTTTGTGCCTCAGTACGATACTAGTAGCGACTGGCAGACAGGCCTTGGGCTGATGAACGTCGGTGATACCGACATGGGGTTTGGGAATAATATGAACGTGGGCAGTCACTATCCTGGGTTTTCACAGGGTTAAGTCTTGGACGGGTCGACTTATGTTACTGCCGTTGTAGAGAATCTAGCGCAAGCATTCTTTTACCCACctccctacctacctcaAGAGTGATTTTACACCAGTTGACCAATCGAATCGCACTGATAAGCATCGCATTTGTTATACCCCTAACCCTCTTTTGGAACGAAACACCTGGCAGCAATCGACTCGGCCACCAATACACG
This genomic window contains:
- a CDS encoding hypothetical protein (EggNog:ENOG503PFVA) — protein: MAISLHHQRPSSPSTSKLHQALLTTLSPLTLTHTHLSLPQYHPTLLATAVTTLTKIYSCPITSSLPQLLSAILPEETLPILFDTTGALLSGLDDQAKTILYIQAVTGLVLIFEHLCTHGDITAGVVDRELRLFEQSKQKRSVLERIEEGGLLGECYTVEAVVEFIVGVIDEEEKEDVVNEVEIEQVATNEKVDWEMGSRPYGNMGLPWGFTIMALN
- the YKE2 gene encoding Prefoldin subunit 6 (EggNog:ENOG503P59T; COG:O; BUSCO:EOG09265E8A) gives rise to the protein MADIQRRLQALSEDYTKLQKDLQDTVTSRQKLEAQMQENLGVQQEFEKLKDGETIYKLIGPVLLKQDRTDAESTVKGRLEFIEKEITRLEGHIKETQAKMEKKKTEIIQVQTSAQAAVGAGPQAVKGRA
- the VPS4 gene encoding Vacuolar protein sorting-associated protein 4 (EggNog:ENOG503NUSN; COG:O); the protein is MSNTDFLDRAIKQVRTAIDADNAAQYEKAYQLYYASLELFMLALKWEKNPKSKDMIRAKTAEYMDRAEKLKAHLADAESKKKKPGLVGANGSSTAGTAKGKEAGEDGAPELDEDSKKLRSALAGAILQERPNVSWDDVAGLEQAKEALKEAVLLPIKFPHLFQGKRQPWKGILLYGPPGTGKSYLAKAVATEAKSTFFSISSSDLVSKWMGESERLVKQLFAMARENKPSIIFIDEIDALCGPRGEGESEASRRIKTEMLVQMDGVGKDSKGVLILGATNIPWQLDAAIRRRFQRRVHISLPDLAARTKMFSIAIGDTKTALKPEDFRELARASEGYSGSDISIVVQDALMQPVRKIQQATHFKKVMVDGKKRMTPCSPGDPEAVEMTWEGVEGEELLEPMVEKKDFLRAIKSSRPTVSQVDLERNEEWTKEFGSEGA
- the nop56 gene encoding Nucleolar protein 56 (EggNog:ENOG503NWPQ; COG:A; COG:J) — its product is MVAVNYLLFESAVGFALFEVVHQADSVGLQLPEVKEAMTSLDKFGKMVQLRSFNPWTSAAHGLEAINLVSEGIMPDHLKNTLELNLPQTSGKKSKIVLGVVDKRLAGEITSVFTGVQCESAETSEVVAALLRGIRVHAGKLLKGLQEGDINRAQLGLGHAYSRAKVKFSVHKNDNHIIQGIATLDALDKGINQGAMRVREWYGWHFPELIRIVSDNGTYAKMVIAVGNKKTLTDESVDEIANVLNQDQDKAEAVIQAAKVSMGQDISETDLAMIKDLASNVAEMADYRRILAESLDKKMGDVAPNLQVILGTPVAARLISHAGSLTNLAKYPASTLQILGAEKALFRALKTKGATPKYGLLYQSSFIGKAGPKVKGRISRYLANKCSIASRIDNFSENPTRRFGEVMRDQIEQRLEWYAKGTKPMKNIDAMDKAIKAVMDDDEGGMDIDSEQVDHMAPKEDKKDKKDKKEKKDKKEKKDKKRKSVGAEDVDMVDAAEEPSKKKKKRKSVAAE
- a CDS encoding hypothetical protein (EggNog:ENOG503PF3H; COG:S), translated to MDSNEASREASQGSSAALDGVSGIALPRRSGAIRHAAGSRPILPTLTPGVGKNTFVATPIQETPADDDPSRHSWVSFVSASTARSSAVPSIFSQRFSTFSASTRQSIRQSSIESPISAISPSYKRQDSIKEENPYFCTFCSDSFATKEEWRLHENDYHDKREVYACSTCSAVFRRAASLWDHESDVHGIKPTDELPQPARYSPLRAAWGCGFCAALFRSRTDYLDHVGNHYDEGSERVQWQHSLVIKALLQQPKVEEAWVALVAEEETAQGAKLRFMWDEGNSGRLLDAEEASTLQDVLEFFGNSAMMEAEEVALMAYDLAQKRVERDVSRDVSSVLPQRYARQDPDKITEVDAISQPESSSASHRELPRSVDDMSLAMSSNLDIPFSSNLAKSSFSSLIADKIARESSAPMPSATVGDSIARPSSVPAVLSKARPAPSIALRNATARGNLRRIDSGLPRAPTPQPDQRRGNTPPRPNLIANRNGIAVMNPTQDPSTTSHLPAHVLVARASPLSSIRPHTSSSTLSSHAKDNARWLDDSTSETVSEDSVSDTDSWLEHDGLSAAAKTWKSTFNQTVELGMGALWTRYNHDWNTLIVQCVGEAGRSSSSPHYRDTTARVRKGTSSRQNKNLRPGARYPIDDEDEDDDDGEGQRPGSSLSKRSSLSTKRFACPFRKHDPHKYSLQEHEVCAVRSWGTISRLKEHLYRRHYKIHCQRCKQMFGDFKELQGHEMSPQGCELVPGPPPCDISTLQEKQLKSRKHNARRKTDEEKWVEIYQLLFPNEEIPSSPCECIHQDPTLA